Proteins co-encoded in one Arachis stenosperma cultivar V10309 chromosome 7, arast.V10309.gnm1.PFL2, whole genome shotgun sequence genomic window:
- the LOC130942151 gene encoding receptor-like protein 35, translating to MRLHGKFPTGILGLTNLEELSLFGNEELKVELPKSNWSTPLRILDLSLTVFSGEIPDSISHLKSLNQLWLDSCQFDGLIPVSLWNLTQLTHLDLSENRLHGEIPSLLSNLKHLTYLYLSYNTFSGHIPHVFDNFTKLDYLDLSSNSLGGQLPSSLFDLTQLSYLDMSSNQLIGPIPSKNATFSKLETLYLSNNFINGTIPDWCYSLSSLIMLDLSMNQFTGPISKFFTYSLEYLYLSDNKFQGDFANSIFEFLKNLTHLDMSSNDLSGLVDFFHFSKLKNLYFLDFSNNKFLSVDINSKVDYVLPKLNSLDFSSCNITVFLPLFLTKLQNLKKLDLSNNKFLSVYINSSVDYVLPNLQSLYFSSCNITVFPPFLTKLQNLRWLDLSKNKIHGKIPNWFSDNLFHTWKSMSYIDLSFNNLQGDLSTFFNASTLNILILSHNHLSGTIPSMFCNVTFLYVLILSHNHLSGVIPQCLGAFPHLMILDLQVNNLHGNIPTNFSQDNNFQTIKLNNNQLEGSLPRSLSNCTMLEVLDLAENNIEDVFPSWLEGLQKLQVLSLRANKFHGTITSFGAKHPFPKLRIFDVSNNKFSGPLPTSFFENFQGMKDLSNSTHHPIGLSYMDSGFGVYNDSVVLIIKGQSMELVRILTTFTTIDLSNNMFEGEIPHVIGELSSLKGLNLSHNKISGMIPITLGNLTSLEWLDLSWNQLTGEIPMALTNLNFLAVLNLSENQLKGMIPTGEQFNTFQNYSYRGNPMLCGFPLSKSCGNDKEQPPSVFPHAKESLFGWKAVAVGYGCGVVFGMFLGRLFIKTAKPLWLARLLCGYT from the exons ATGAG ATTGCATGGAAAATTTCCAACTGGTATACTTGGTTTAACTAATCTTGAAGAACTAAGTTTGTTTGGCAATGAAGAACTGAAGGTTGAACTTCCAAAGTCCAATTGGAGCACTCCTCTAAGGATCTTGGACCTCTCTTTGACAGTTTTCTCGGGAGAAATACCTGATTCCATTTCCCATTTGAAGTCTCTTAACCAACTATGGCTAGACTCTTGCCAATTTGATGGATTAATTCCTGTGTCTTTGTGGAACCTCACTCAACTAACTCATTTGGACCTTTCAGAAAATAGACTTCATGGTGAGATTCCATCTTTGCTTTCAAACCTCAAACATCTCACCTACTTATATCTTAGTTATAATACATTCAGTGGTCACATCCCACACGTGTTCGACAACTTCACTAAATTGGATTATTTGGATCTTTCTTCTAACAGTCTAGGAGGCCAACTGCCATCATCATTATTTGATCTAACTCAACTTTCTTACTTAGATATGTCTTCTAATCAACTAATCGGCCCAATTCCAAGCAAAAATGCCACATTTTCAAAACTAGAAACACTATATTTGTCTAATAACTTTATAAATGGGACAATTCCAGACTGGTGCTATTCTTTGTCTTCATTGATAATGCTAGATCTTAGCATGAACCAGTTCACAGGGCCAATTAGCAAATTCTTCACTTATTCATTGGAATATTTATATCTCTCTGATAACAAATTTCAAGGTGATTTTGCAAATTCGATCtttgaatttctaaaaaatcTTACTCATTTGGATATGTCATCAAATGACTTGAGTGGTCTTGTCgacttttttcatttttcaaaattgaaaaatttatattttcttgatttttctaACAATAAATTTCTCTCTGTTGATATTAATAGTAAAGTTGACTATGTCTTGCCCAAACTTAACAGTTTAGATTTCTCTTCTTGTAATATTACTGTCTTTCTTCCATTATTCCTAACTAAACtacaaaatctaaaaaaattagatcTTTCTAACAATAAATTTCTTTCTGTTTATATTAATAGTAGCGTCGACTATGTCTTACCCAATCTTCAAAGTTTATATTTCTCTTCTTGTAATATTACTGTCTTTCCTCCATTCCTAACAAAACTACAAAATCTAAGATGGTTAGATCTTTCTAAGAATAAAATCCATGGAAAGATTCCCAATTGGTTCAGTGACAATCTCTTCCACACATGGAAGAGCATGTCCTATATTGATCTCAGTTTTAACAATCTGCAAGGAGATCTTTCAACATTTTTCAATGCAAGCACCCTCAATATACTCATCTTGTCTCACAACCACTTGTCTGGCACCATTCCTTCAATGTTTTGCAATGTAACCTTCCTCTATGTACTCATCTTGTCTCACAACCACTTGTCTGGCGTGATTCCACAATGCTTGGGAGCATTTCctcatctcatgattttggaTCTTCAAGTGAACAACCTTCATGGAAACATACCTACAAATTTTTCTCAAGACAACAATTTTCAAACAATAAAGTTGAACAACAACCAACTGGAGGGTTCGTTACCAAGGTCTTTGTCTAACTGCACCATGTTGGAAGTTTTGGATCTTGCAGAGAATAACATAGAGGATGTGTTTCCTAGTTGGCTAGAAGGTCTTCAGAAGTTACAAGTACTCAGTTTAAGAGCAAATAAGTTTCATGGTACCATCACTAGTTTCGGTGCCAAACATCCGTTCCCAAAGTTGAGAATATTTGATGTTTCCAACAACAAATTCAGCGGCCCTTTGCCAACCTCGTTCTTTGAGAATTTTCAAGGAATGAAGGATCTGAGTAATAGTACTCATCATCCTATTGGTTTGTCATACATGGATAGCGGCTTCGGTGTGTACAATGATTCTGTAGTGCTTATTATCAAAGGTCAGTCCATGGAGCTAGTGAGAATATTAACCACTTTTACAACTATAGACTTGTCAAATAACATGTTTGAAGGAGAAATCCCACATGTCATTGGAGAATTAAGTTCTCTCAAAGGGCTTAACCTTTCTCACAATAAAATCAGTGGTATGATTCCAATAACACTGGGAAATTTGACAAGTTTGGAATGGTTAGACCTTTCATGGAACCAACTGACAGGTGAGATTCCTATGGCTTTGACCAATTTGAATTTTCTGGCTGTCTTGAACCTTTCTGAAAACCAGTTGAAGGGAATGATACCAACAGGAGAACAGTTCAATACATTCCAAAATTATTCCTACAGAGGAAACCCAATGCTATGTGGATTCCCCTTGTCAAAGTCATGCGGCAATGACAAAGAACAACCACCTTCGGTATTTCCTCATGCAAAAGAATCATTATTTGGATGGAAGGCAGTAGCAGTGGGATATGGATGCGGAGTGGTATTTGGGATGTTCCTTGGAAGGTTGTTTATCAAAACTGCGAAACCCTTATGGCTTGCCAGACTTCTTTGTGGTTATACTTAA